The following are encoded together in the Pedobacter sp. D749 genome:
- a CDS encoding non-ribosomal peptide synthetase, with amino-acid sequence MSSNKIQSVYPLTPMQEGMLFHFLYDEKDSAYFEQVSYALKGVLNIDIFKKSVAQLVSRHDALRTSIVYEGVSNPMQVVLTEREIQFQYKDLRQKGNDILKSQCIEQYKAEDKEKSFNLTNDILIRIAVLQTHADVFEIIWSYHHIIMDGWCIGILSKEFYTIYHGLNNNISFRLPPVSNNYQSYIEWLKRQDAKISKSFWEGVLDGYETPTGIFGADKKSEQKRGYQNESFELKLGEQLTNDLTKLAISCNVTFNIVIQSIWSILLAKYNNTLDVMFGAVVSGRPSEIPGVEHIVGLFINTIPVRVRFQVNTDFASLAEDIQKRSIESEKYHHYPLAEIQVQWDRKRPLIDHILIFENYPISEQIIANDLIENTFEIFNGQNFEQTSYDLNILILPGSQTIICFKFNENKYTKDRINQIVQDFLSIANEVIKAPYEAVFHSSFDQHKVDEGISEEEKVVTLVEHEPDISKPMDTNQLEIAEKLKIIWKNILDSDRPGLSDNFFELGGHSIKAIRLSSLIYKQFGVRISVRNVFDNPTIKGLSALIAVSENDKYQKIPLVPKSDYYEVSHSQKRLWILNRLEKTTALYNIYFTYKFDNTLNVDAFNKAFEVLVNRHEILRSYFISINDEPKQVVDESYTCQPEIVDFPGAEAEILDDFFSVEINSPFDLEKKGPLLRCKIINNKSNYFLLFVIHHSIADAQSLGVLKTELIILYNAFIKGENNPLKPLRIQYKDFSAWQNNVIKSNGGSEHKKYWIDLFAGELPVLDFPTDKERHPIKTYNGEFLSLDFSEKELLAIKKITITNNSSLFITLLAAVKVLLFRYTGQRDITIGTTVAGREHPELQDQIGFFVNTLVLRSQLEEDITFNGYADILREHVMDGFSHQIYPFDLLVEELNLARDLSRSPLFDILVEFQDMETHTGNPEMDGLSIELVDNKFLTTKYDLSFKFIQEKSLTLYLEFNTDLFDRIRIEKILAHFKELISSLVTNPDQKIRDINLIPNIEIVQAAEFNNTKHDFQDCAVSLTTLLEKQSLDCPDSIATITDDRALTYRELNSLANKLAAYLQQNFKVRKGDVVAILAHRSECLIAAIIAIMKTGAVFLPIDPKNPKERIKYILEDSNAVALLTESEFLFDIDFAINHLFALDVQTYSLPEGDIQYKISTDTSDLLYIIYTSGSTGTPKGVAIENRSFVNYLLWANEYYFGNKCGYHFAFFTSISFDLTLTSIFSTLLRGDKLTIFKDAPIDNLLENVFFGKADVNTVKLTPSSITILSYFAIRPTKIKNVIIGGEELLPSHISTLWNINTEINIYNEYGPTETTVGSSVKKIKNENTNISIGKPIANTKIYLLNSDGVLVPQGVVGYIHIEGAGLAREYINDPKLTTEKFIYRRSITTERLYNTGDLGKWDLNNELQYLGRDDNQIKIRGYRVNLTEIEQVLGADPDVKQVIILNRDAGDPELTAYILSDNSDIEPRLRTLAAKHLPAYMIPDHFIVLNELPVNNNGKADHNQLRSKKPERATKQYNPPSDNTEYKLAEIWGEILLKDILDVEENFFGSGGHSLNAIKLVSRIEKSFNIKLSLMEIFSNPTISALAEIIRTSEKLQVNIINPIQPANVYDLSHGQKGLFFKYMHLREPFVFNMARVFEIQDVDPEKLKSAFNEIIKRHEALRTIFLSLNGEPKLRIIPSEEFKFNIEYHDLRQREDRYGQFKVIRNKLATQKFDFLKGPLFSVNLINIEDDTSFVIFIVDHIICDAWSMTIVEKELAFLYNKNSSTQDVLPPLRIQYKDYAHWQQEQLNQGSFNIYRDFWRNMLGSNLPIIDLPYDYAIPSSISIKIPSYRNHLHKEVEQFFQINPRDVSQLYGVIFSAKPLTGASYKVKIFGKLANDLREIPVKYDLSLFNILLTALNTYLFVLTGQADLVIGTPTSIREDEDVNKIFGWFLDTLILRNHIDENHTFLQNALKISANGAEALDNRFYPFERLLDDLDIPFFKIGKVFLHLMNMEKDHVLNLDPTDVTPMHCNTGTPTFDINFTFIEYANGYELTCDYREELFNAESIAKMIDEYIEILGKIKDYINLPIYQMKNNLNYQGTSQNNTKAI; translated from the coding sequence ATGAGTTCAAATAAAATACAATCCGTTTACCCACTAACACCCATGCAAGAAGGAATGTTATTTCACTTTTTGTATGATGAAAAAGATTCAGCGTATTTCGAACAGGTATCTTATGCGCTAAAAGGTGTCCTGAATATAGATATTTTTAAAAAAAGTGTAGCTCAATTAGTTAGCAGACACGATGCGCTAAGAACTTCAATCGTATATGAAGGTGTATCTAACCCCATGCAAGTTGTATTAACAGAGAGGGAAATCCAATTTCAATACAAAGATTTACGTCAAAAAGGGAATGATATATTAAAAAGTCAATGCATCGAGCAGTATAAAGCTGAGGACAAAGAAAAGAGCTTTAATTTAACTAATGATATTTTAATTAGAATAGCAGTTCTACAAACCCATGCAGATGTATTTGAAATCATTTGGAGTTATCACCATATTATTATGGACGGCTGGTGTATCGGAATTCTAAGCAAAGAATTTTATACCATCTATCACGGCTTGAATAATAATATCTCCTTTCGCCTTCCACCTGTCTCAAATAACTATCAGTCTTATATAGAATGGTTGAAAAGGCAAGATGCTAAAATTTCCAAGTCGTTTTGGGAGGGAGTTTTAGATGGGTACGAAACACCAACTGGAATATTTGGAGCAGATAAAAAATCAGAACAAAAAAGAGGGTATCAGAACGAGTCATTTGAACTAAAGCTGGGTGAGCAGTTGACCAATGATCTTACCAAACTTGCGATCAGTTGCAATGTAACATTCAATATCGTCATTCAAAGCATTTGGTCAATATTATTGGCTAAATATAACAATACACTCGATGTCATGTTTGGCGCAGTGGTTTCTGGTCGACCATCAGAAATACCTGGAGTTGAACATATAGTTGGTCTGTTCATTAATACGATACCTGTAAGGGTGAGGTTTCAAGTCAATACAGATTTCGCGAGCTTAGCTGAAGATATTCAAAAACGATCAATTGAAAGTGAAAAATACCATCATTATCCTTTAGCGGAAATCCAAGTGCAATGGGATCGGAAACGACCGCTTATAGATCATATTCTGATTTTTGAAAATTACCCGATTAGCGAGCAGATTATTGCAAATGATTTAATAGAAAATACTTTTGAAATCTTTAATGGTCAAAACTTCGAACAGACGAGTTATGATCTAAATATTCTCATACTTCCAGGCAGTCAAACCATTATTTGTTTTAAATTCAATGAAAACAAATACACAAAAGATCGCATAAATCAAATTGTTCAAGATTTTTTATCTATTGCAAACGAAGTAATAAAAGCCCCCTACGAAGCCGTTTTTCACAGTAGCTTTGATCAACATAAAGTTGATGAAGGTATAAGTGAGGAAGAGAAAGTGGTGACCTTGGTTGAACATGAGCCAGATATTTCGAAACCAATGGATACCAATCAGCTTGAGATCGCAGAGAAATTAAAAATAATATGGAAAAATATTCTCGATAGTGATCGGCCCGGACTGTCGGATAATTTCTTTGAGCTTGGCGGGCATTCTATAAAAGCAATCAGATTATCATCTTTAATTTATAAACAATTTGGTGTCAGAATTAGTGTCCGAAATGTGTTTGATAATCCCACTATAAAAGGTTTAAGCGCCCTAATAGCGGTTTCAGAAAATGATAAATATCAAAAAATTCCTTTAGTACCAAAGTCGGACTATTATGAAGTTTCGCATTCACAAAAAAGGTTATGGATTCTTAATAGACTAGAAAAAACAACAGCATTATATAATATTTACTTTACGTATAAATTTGACAATACCTTAAATGTGGATGCTTTTAATAAAGCATTTGAGGTTCTTGTTAATCGCCACGAAATCCTTCGTTCCTACTTCATCTCAATAAACGACGAACCAAAACAAGTGGTCGATGAAAGTTATACCTGCCAACCGGAAATTGTTGATTTTCCCGGGGCTGAGGCGGAAATTTTGGACGATTTTTTTTCTGTTGAAATTAATTCTCCATTTGATCTCGAAAAAAAAGGACCTCTCCTCAGATGTAAAATAATTAATAACAAATCGAACTATTTTCTTTTGTTCGTTATACATCACAGCATTGCAGATGCACAATCTCTGGGTGTTTTAAAAACAGAACTGATCATATTATATAATGCTTTTATTAAAGGGGAAAACAATCCTTTAAAGCCACTGCGTATTCAATATAAAGACTTCTCAGCCTGGCAAAATAATGTAATTAAATCAAATGGAGGTTCAGAACACAAAAAATATTGGATTGACCTATTTGCCGGAGAGTTACCCGTTCTTGACTTTCCTACCGATAAAGAAAGACACCCTATAAAGACTTATAATGGCGAATTTTTATCGTTGGATTTTTCTGAAAAAGAATTACTAGCTATAAAAAAAATAACAATAACAAATAATTCCAGCCTGTTTATTACGCTTTTGGCAGCGGTTAAGGTATTGCTGTTCAGATACACCGGACAAAGAGATATAACGATCGGAACAACCGTGGCCGGACGCGAGCATCCCGAATTGCAAGATCAAATTGGATTTTTTGTTAATACCTTAGTTCTTCGATCTCAGTTGGAAGAGGATATTACCTTTAATGGGTATGCAGACATACTTAGAGAGCATGTAATGGATGGCTTTAGTCATCAGATATATCCTTTTGACCTCTTAGTAGAAGAGTTGAATTTAGCGAGGGATCTAAGCCGTTCCCCTTTGTTTGACATATTGGTAGAGTTTCAGGATATGGAAACACATACGGGAAATCCAGAAATGGACGGACTTTCTATAGAACTTGTAGATAATAAGTTTTTGACGACGAAATACGATTTGTCTTTTAAATTCATTCAGGAAAAGTCTTTAACGCTTTATCTTGAATTCAATACTGATCTGTTTGATCGGATACGCATTGAGAAAATATTAGCACATTTTAAGGAGTTAATATCATCGTTAGTTACCAATCCCGATCAAAAAATCCGCGATATCAATCTAATTCCGAATATCGAAATAGTACAGGCTGCTGAATTTAACAATACGAAACATGATTTTCAGGATTGCGCGGTATCGCTAACTACACTGTTAGAAAAACAGAGCTTAGATTGTCCAGATTCAATTGCCACTATTACAGATGATCGAGCACTCACTTATAGAGAGCTTAATAGTTTAGCGAATAAACTAGCGGCTTATTTACAACAAAATTTTAAGGTAAGAAAAGGAGATGTAGTTGCCATATTAGCCCATCGCTCTGAATGTTTAATTGCAGCTATTATAGCGATAATGAAAACTGGTGCTGTATTTCTACCGATTGACCCTAAAAATCCAAAGGAAAGAATAAAGTATATTTTGGAAGATTCCAATGCAGTTGCTTTACTAACAGAATCGGAATTTTTATTTGATATAGATTTTGCAATTAATCATCTTTTTGCATTAGATGTACAAACTTATAGCCTGCCTGAAGGAGATATTCAATATAAAATTAGTACAGATACTTCTGATCTCCTATACATTATTTATACATCTGGCTCCACCGGAACACCAAAGGGGGTAGCCATCGAAAATCGTAGTTTTGTGAATTATTTGCTCTGGGCCAACGAATATTATTTTGGAAATAAATGTGGCTATCATTTTGCTTTTTTTACCTCTATTTCTTTTGATCTGACTTTAACAAGTATTTTCTCTACGTTGTTGAGGGGCGATAAACTTACAATATTTAAAGATGCACCGATAGATAATTTGCTTGAAAATGTCTTCTTCGGTAAGGCAGATGTCAATACGGTAAAGCTGACACCATCGTCAATAACCATCTTAAGCTATTTTGCTATTAGGCCTACTAAAATTAAAAATGTGATAATTGGTGGCGAAGAACTGTTACCAAGTCATATAAGTACACTATGGAATATTAATACTGAAATTAATATTTATAATGAATATGGACCAACTGAAACTACGGTAGGAAGTTCCGTGAAAAAAATAAAAAATGAGAATACGAATATCAGCATAGGAAAGCCAATAGCTAACACTAAAATATATTTGCTTAATTCAGATGGCGTGTTAGTGCCACAAGGCGTAGTGGGGTATATTCATATTGAGGGGGCTGGTTTAGCTCGAGAATATATCAATGATCCCAAGCTAACAACTGAAAAATTTATTTACAGGAGATCAATTACAACTGAGCGCCTGTATAACACAGGTGACCTTGGCAAATGGGATTTAAATAACGAGTTGCAATATTTAGGACGTGATGATAATCAAATCAAGATACGAGGCTATAGGGTCAACTTAACTGAAATTGAACAAGTTTTGGGAGCAGATCCTGATGTTAAGCAAGTTATCATATTAAATAGGGATGCTGGAGATCCAGAACTTACCGCATATATATTGTCTGACAACAGCGATATCGAGCCGCGGCTTAGAACGCTAGCTGCTAAGCATCTTCCTGCTTACATGATTCCAGATCACTTTATCGTATTAAATGAACTGCCAGTTAATAACAATGGAAAAGCTGATCATAATCAATTGAGGAGCAAGAAACCAGAAAGAGCGACGAAACAGTATAATCCCCCTTCGGATAATACTGAATATAAACTGGCCGAGATATGGGGTGAAATTCTATTGAAAGATATTTTGGACGTGGAGGAGAATTTTTTTGGATCAGGAGGACATTCCCTAAATGCAATAAAATTAGTTTCTAGAATTGAAAAAAGTTTTAATATAAAACTTAGCCTGATGGAGATTTTTTCTAACCCAACAATAAGCGCGCTTGCAGAAATTATCCGCACATCAGAAAAACTACAAGTAAATATAATTAACCCGATCCAACCCGCTAATGTATATGATTTGTCTCACGGACAAAAAGGACTTTTTTTTAAGTATATGCACCTTAGAGAGCCATTTGTATTTAATATGGCCCGTGTTTTTGAGATTCAGGACGTCGATCCTGAAAAACTAAAAAGCGCTTTTAATGAGATAATCAAAAGACACGAAGCACTTAGAACCATTTTTTTAAGTCTCAACGGCGAGCCAAAGTTGAGGATAATTCCTTCCGAAGAATTTAAATTTAACATTGAATATCACGATTTACGGCAACGGGAGGATAGATATGGCCAATTTAAAGTAATTAGGAATAAGCTGGCAACACAAAAATTCGATTTTTTAAAAGGTCCCTTGTTTAGCGTGAATCTTATCAACATTGAAGATGATACTTCGTTTGTAATTTTTATCGTTGACCATATTATCTGTGATGCGTGGTCAATGACAATAGTTGAAAAAGAACTGGCTTTTTTATATAATAAAAATAGCTCTACTCAAGATGTATTGCCGCCACTTCGGATTCAATACAAAGACTATGCTCACTGGCAACAGGAACAGTTAAATCAAGGTAGTTTTAATATTTACAGAGATTTTTGGCGTAATATGTTAGGCAGTAACCTACCCATTATTGATCTTCCGTATGACTATGCTATTCCTTCATCAATATCGATCAAAATTCCATCATACCGTAATCATTTACATAAGGAGGTGGAACAGTTTTTTCAGATTAATCCGCGGGATGTTTCACAACTGTATGGCGTCATATTTTCAGCGAAACCCTTGACCGGCGCGTCTTACAAAGTGAAAATTTTTGGCAAGCTCGCTAACGATCTCCGTGAAATACCGGTAAAATATGATTTAAGCTTATTTAACATCTTATTGACCGCCTTAAACACCTACCTTTTTGTTTTAACCGGACAAGCGGACCTGGTAATTGGAACTCCCACCTCTATCAGGGAAGACGAGGATGTAAATAAGATCTTCGGTTGGTTTTTAGATACCTTAATATTAAGAAATCATATTGATGAAAATCATACGTTTTTGCAAAATGCATTGAAGATTTCAGCAAATGGGGCAGAAGCATTAGATAACCGATTCTACCCTTTTGAAAGATTACTGGATGATTTGGACATACCATTCTTTAAAATAGGTAAGGTGTTCTTACATCTAATGAATATGGAAAAGGATCATGTTCTCAATCTTGACCCAACAGATGTTACGCCAATGCATTGCAATACAGGTACTCCGACATTTGACATCAACTTCACTTTTATTGAGTACGCAAATGGTTACGAATTAACTTGCGATTATCGAGAGGAGCTCTTCAATGCGGAATCAATTGCAAAAATGATAGATGAGTATATCGAAATTTTGGGAAAAATAAAAGACTATATCAATCTACCAATATATCAAATGAAAAACAATCTTAATTATCAGGGCACCTCCCAAAATAATACCAAAGCAATATGA
- a CDS encoding cyclic peptide export ABC transporter → MNILEIFRKKSVFFYARLILVGLVNSAFYSGLLIFINDAISGKRNLVPANIGWLVFSIFILLSFFISKLFQSYLIRLSFEIMADYELLLIDKLRKVGLEKFEKLGEEKVYSAIADTRILSRLPEVFINSINSFVIICCCLFYLFYESYLIGSSILVALLGLLFIYLFNNKSIEGKMNVARDLQNDYYRYLKDLLFGFRDIKMSSKRNAVLFDNYIRQNRLKGKEIGIKTSINYLNNELFGSYSWYIILGMLIFVLPKLSTIDPQQITIFIVTILYMISPVATLILLVPFYTEVKIALERVNEIFSFFSEPVHEDLSKGETRTFEKFKELHIDNVYYEYNDKFSERNFTLGPLSLTINKGEILFITGGNGSGKSTFLSLITGLYQPKSGSLYYNGKEINPVNLKDLSDSISAIFTTNYLFCENYNDFDFTRNQDVNQNYLHDLNIADVVKIDKSIFETRLSKGQQKRLAMLFALMEDKEIMVFDEWAAEQDPHYRQYFYEFFLPKLRDSGKTIIAVTHDDKYFSQADRIIKFECGIIVADYPASPSTISTL, encoded by the coding sequence ATGAATATTTTAGAAATTTTTAGAAAAAAATCTGTCTTTTTCTATGCCCGCCTTATACTTGTTGGGCTGGTTAATAGCGCCTTTTATAGTGGGCTATTAATCTTTATCAATGATGCAATTTCAGGCAAAAGAAATCTGGTTCCTGCTAATATTGGATGGCTCGTTTTTTCTATTTTTATATTATTGTCATTTTTTATCAGCAAACTCTTTCAGAGTTACCTGATCAGGCTTTCATTTGAAATAATGGCAGATTATGAATTGTTATTAATTGATAAGCTAAGAAAAGTAGGTTTAGAGAAGTTTGAAAAGCTAGGAGAAGAAAAAGTTTATTCCGCAATAGCAGATACAAGAATTTTATCACGCCTTCCCGAAGTTTTTATCAATTCTATAAATTCATTTGTCATCATCTGCTGCTGTTTGTTTTATTTATTTTATGAGTCATATCTAATAGGTTCATCTATTTTGGTAGCCCTGCTTGGCTTGCTTTTTATATATCTGTTTAATAATAAGAGTATTGAGGGGAAAATGAATGTTGCCAGGGATCTTCAGAATGACTATTACCGTTACCTGAAAGATTTATTATTCGGTTTTAGGGATATTAAAATGAGCAGTAAAAGAAATGCCGTACTCTTCGATAATTATATCCGGCAGAATCGGCTAAAAGGGAAGGAAATTGGGATTAAAACCTCCATTAATTATCTGAATAATGAACTATTTGGAAGTTATAGCTGGTATATAATTCTAGGAATGTTGATTTTCGTGTTACCCAAACTTTCAACAATTGATCCACAACAAATAACTATTTTCATTGTCACGATACTTTATATGATAAGTCCTGTGGCAACTCTTATATTATTGGTGCCATTTTACACCGAAGTTAAAATAGCATTGGAAAGAGTAAACGAAATTTTTTCCTTTTTTTCAGAACCAGTTCATGAGGATTTGAGCAAAGGAGAAACTAGAACCTTTGAAAAATTTAAGGAATTGCATATTGATAATGTTTACTACGAATACAATGACAAATTTAGTGAGCGAAACTTTACATTGGGACCATTAAGTTTAACAATAAATAAAGGAGAAATATTATTTATAACTGGTGGAAACGGAAGCGGTAAGAGTACTTTTTTAAGTTTGATAACCGGTTTATATCAACCGAAATCTGGCAGTCTATATTATAACGGGAAGGAGATAAACCCGGTCAACCTCAAAGATCTTTCTGACTCAATTTCCGCAATTTTTACAACTAACTATCTTTTCTGCGAAAATTATAACGACTTCGATTTTACAAGGAATCAAGATGTTAATCAAAATTATTTACATGATTTAAATATTGCTGATGTGGTAAAAATAGATAAATCCATTTTCGAAACTCGTTTATCCAAAGGGCAGCAAAAAAGGTTAGCCATGTTGTTTGCTCTAATGGAAGATAAAGAAATTATGGTTTTTGATGAATGGGCTGCTGAACAGGATCCACATTATCGGCAATATTTTTATGAATTTTTCCTACCAAAACTGAGAGATTCGGGAAAAACTATAATTGCTGTTACTCACGACGATAAGTACTTTTCTCAAGCAGATCGGATAATTAAATTTGAATGCGGTATTATAGTAGCTGATTATCCCGCTTCCCCTTCGACGATTTCAACATTGTAA
- a CDS encoding MBL fold metallo-hydrolase → MNDKQVYLKSNLVFEPLVDRWYAWTHLISPATAAMNITGRHMKIINSFIQAPQVHLAAVNNPKMKGGPFMDIKVGDVDKVISLKNETLSEQKDLIEFSEAIKDLESLLRSKATGYSMEPLYAMVPDILKGYVELVYDLNCNPSYRFFEFLLYNSKYYKESSQSIALWLTNNDERPFCLSTPRLDQEDIINLKIPFASSLIDDLSKMKKQAGSYEQIKKLLSIDTNQEALFESFFTLEEPEKYKKYEGDKIRMRYFGHACILIETNEISILLDPLISYYGYQTDVARFSDLDLPDIIDYVLITHNHQDHILFETLLPLRHKIKNIVVPKSTSGSLQDPNLALVFKNVGFKNVIEIGEMESIEFKGCIITGLPFIGEHSDLNIQTKICHHVRVGEFSMLFAADSCIIEPMLYNNVHEIIGDIDVLFLGMECDGAPLTWLYGPLLTDDFSRDKDQTRRLAGSNFTKGYTLVEIFNPKEVYVYAMGQEPWLEFISSIKYTPESNPILQSDMLVNKCIAEGIVAERLFGEKEIIYTKF, encoded by the coding sequence ATGAATGATAAACAAGTTTATTTAAAATCCAACTTAGTATTTGAGCCATTAGTTGATAGGTGGTATGCCTGGACTCACTTAATTTCACCTGCAACTGCCGCGATGAACATCACGGGGCGACACATGAAAATAATCAATTCTTTTATCCAAGCACCACAGGTACATTTAGCCGCCGTTAACAATCCGAAAATGAAAGGAGGCCCATTTATGGATATCAAAGTGGGGGACGTTGATAAAGTTATCAGTCTGAAAAATGAAACCCTTTCAGAACAGAAGGATCTTATTGAATTTTCCGAGGCGATCAAGGATCTGGAGTCACTATTGCGGAGTAAGGCTACCGGCTACTCCATGGAACCCTTATACGCTATGGTACCTGATATCCTAAAAGGTTATGTTGAGTTGGTTTACGATCTAAATTGTAATCCCTCCTATAGGTTTTTTGAATTTCTTCTGTACAACAGTAAGTATTACAAAGAATCCTCCCAAAGTATTGCATTGTGGCTAACGAATAATGATGAACGTCCTTTCTGTTTAAGTACGCCCAGGCTAGATCAGGAAGATATTATAAATTTAAAAATACCGTTTGCCAGTTCGCTGATAGATGATCTTAGCAAGATGAAAAAGCAAGCTGGTTCCTATGAACAGATTAAAAAACTATTGAGTATAGACACAAATCAGGAAGCTTTATTTGAATCCTTTTTCACTTTAGAAGAGCCTGAAAAGTATAAAAAATATGAAGGTGATAAAATACGGATGCGCTATTTTGGTCATGCATGTATCTTGATAGAAACGAACGAGATCAGTATTTTACTTGATCCTCTGATTAGCTATTACGGTTATCAGACCGATGTTGCAAGGTTCTCCGACCTTGACCTACCTGACATCATTGACTATGTACTCATCACCCATAACCATCAGGATCATATTTTATTTGAAACACTGTTGCCATTAAGGCATAAAATCAAGAACATTGTCGTACCTAAGTCTACAAGTGGATCCTTGCAGGATCCAAATTTGGCGTTGGTCTTTAAAAATGTTGGGTTCAAAAATGTGATAGAGATCGGTGAGATGGAATCCATTGAGTTCAAAGGTTGCATTATAACCGGCTTACCTTTTATAGGAGAACACAGCGACTTGAATATTCAAACTAAAATATGCCATCACGTCAGGGTGGGGGAATTTTCTATGTTATTTGCCGCTGATTCTTGTATTATCGAACCCATGCTTTATAATAATGTGCATGAAATAATAGGGGATATTGATGTTCTTTTTCTAGGGATGGAATGTGATGGGGCACCTCTGACATGGTTATACGGTCCATTATTAACAGATGATTTTTCCAGAGACAAAGATCAAACACGCAGATTGGCAGGTTCTAATTTTACCAAAGGCTACACATTGGTTGAGATTTTTAATCCGAAAGAGGTCTATGTCTATGCGATGGGCCAGGAACCATGGCTCGAATTTATCAGCAGTATTAAATATACTCCTGAATCTAACCCAATTTTACAGTCAGATATGCTTGTTAATAAATGTATTGCTGAAGGAATTGTGGCTGAGCGATTGTTTGGTGAAAAAGAAATAATCTATACTAAATTTTAA
- a CDS encoding esterase family protein produces MKRLIVLLIFICSNLFQSALCQITKIVVKCDSVGSTFPVSAKLYFILKSKVLNKDAIFYPDYINPEPFFSKDFVNVEKGQTLILDSSALGYPSKLNQISKGIYLGQAILNINTVERSYSMAPKNTYSVPVLIDFSKDTVITVAIDHVIQKKTFEPTNFIKELSVPSKLLSDFYHSPTTVKAAIILPPSYWLQKDKYYPTVYVIPGYGGTHYDAVENSGTYVNNKNIEKIYVVLNPESFYGHHVFADSENNGPRATSLITEIIPFIEDTYRALKDGRARFLEGHSSGGWSSLWLQINYPKVFGGAWAIAPDPVDFTSFDKVNLYGKNGNIFYDGSKARVLTRTPGDVKITYKELSDKEGVLGYGEQLGSFEAVFSTKGSNGRPEKLWNRQSGAINSEIFKNWQKYDISSVIVKNWPTLKDNLEGKLHIYVGSEDNFYLEDAVRVMKKKIDNLNTRFTLEILKGHDHFSIYEDKEVNERINNEIEQSIKQNK; encoded by the coding sequence ATGAAACGATTAATTGTACTCTTAATTTTTATCTGTAGTAACCTCTTTCAAAGTGCTCTCTGTCAGATTACCAAAATAGTCGTGAAATGCGACTCAGTCGGATCAACCTTTCCTGTTTCTGCAAAACTTTATTTTATACTAAAATCCAAGGTTCTCAATAAGGACGCAATTTTCTATCCCGATTACATTAACCCGGAACCTTTTTTTTCGAAAGATTTTGTCAATGTCGAAAAGGGGCAAACACTTATCTTGGATAGTAGTGCATTAGGATACCCTTCTAAATTGAATCAGATATCCAAAGGGATTTATCTTGGACAAGCAATTTTGAATATAAATACTGTAGAGCGATCATACTCAATGGCACCCAAGAATACATATAGCGTTCCTGTTCTTATAGATTTTAGTAAGGATACCGTGATAACCGTCGCAATTGATCATGTGATCCAGAAAAAAACTTTTGAACCAACAAATTTTATTAAAGAACTATCTGTGCCAAGCAAATTACTTAGTGATTTTTATCATTCGCCGACCACTGTAAAAGCAGCTATCATACTTCCGCCATCATACTGGTTACAAAAAGATAAATATTATCCAACAGTTTATGTCATCCCTGGTTACGGGGGAACACATTACGACGCAGTGGAAAATAGTGGTACTTATGTAAATAATAAAAATATCGAGAAAATATATGTTGTACTGAATCCAGAATCATTTTATGGTCATCACGTATTCGCAGATTCAGAAAACAATGGCCCTAGAGCGACTTCATTAATCACTGAGATCATTCCATTTATTGAGGACACCTATAGGGCGTTAAAAGATGGCAGAGCACGGTTCCTGGAAGGACACTCTTCGGGTGGATGGTCAAGTTTGTGGTTGCAGATAAATTATCCTAAAGTTTTTGGAGGTGCTTGGGCAATAGCACCAGATCCAGTGGATTTTACAAGTTTCGACAAGGTAAACCTTTATGGAAAGAACGGAAATATTTTTTATGATGGAAGTAAGGCACGTGTGCTTACAAGAACCCCTGGAGATGTCAAAATAACTTATAAAGAATTGTCAGATAAGGAGGGGGTGCTGGGATACGGCGAACAATTGGGTTCATTCGAAGCAGTATTCAGCACCAAAGGGAGCAATGGACGGCCAGAAAAGTTGTGGAATAGGCAATCTGGGGCTATAAATTCTGAAATATTTAAAAATTGGCAAAAGTATGATATATCGAGTGTTATTGTAAAAAACTGGCCCACGTTGAAAGATAATTTAGAGGGTAAATTACACATTTACGTAGGCTCTGAGGATAATTTTTATTTAGAAGATGCCGTGCGGGTTATGAAGAAAAAAATCGATAATCTCAATACCCGCTTCACTTTAGAGATCTTAAAAGGGCACGACCACTTTTCAATTTATGAAGATAAAGAGGTAAACGAACGAATTAATAATGAAATAGAACAATCAATTAAACAAAATAAATAA